In Oenanthe melanoleuca isolate GR-GAL-2019-014 chromosome 10, OMel1.0, whole genome shotgun sequence, a single window of DNA contains:
- the RPP25 gene encoding ribonuclease P protein subunit p25: MAAEGGRAKPPALSRMENFRKVRTSEEEMPLPFPDLPPDVVEMKVKEGSKIRNLMNFAMAQMELKGRRQIVFSGCGRAVTKTITCVEIMKRKLQGLHQVTKVRYKTVLEVWENQEPPPDGPAQNLTVHKNVPSICILLSRDPLDPNQAGYQPPERRHEAGEDTAGSSPKGLKRPLPPPCEELLPKKLQVQVADSPRGSGSTAGQLDH, encoded by the coding sequence ATGGCTGCCGAAGGAGGGAGAGCCAagccccctgccctgtccaGGATGGAGAACTTCCGAAAGGTGAGGACCTCGGAGGAGGAGATGCCTTTGCCCTTCCCAGACCTGCCCCCGGACGTGGTGGAGATGAAAGTGAAGGAGGGCAGCAAGATCAGGAACCTGATGAACTTTGCCATGGCCCAGATGGAGCTGAAGGGCAGGCGGCAGATTGTGTTCAGCGGCTGCGGCAGGGCGGTCACCAAAACCATCACCTGCGTGGAGATCATGAAGCGCAAGCTCCAAGGGCTCCACCAGGTCACCAAGGTACGCTACAAAACCGTGCTGGAGGTCTGGGAGAACCAGGAGCCGCCGCCCGACGGCCCCGCACAGAACCTGACCGTCCACAAGAACGTGCCCTCCATCTGCATCCTGCTCTCCCGGGACCCCCTGGATCCCAACCAGGCGGGATACCAGCCCCCGGAGCGCCGGCACGAGGCGGGAGAAGACACAGCGGGATCCTCCCCCAAGGGGCTGAAGCGGCCGCTGCCGCCTCCCTgcgaggagctgctgcccaagaAGCTGCAGGTACAGGTGGCTGACAGCCCCAGGGGCTCGGGGAGCACCGCTGGCCAGCTGGACCACTGA